A window of Lepidochelys kempii isolate rLepKem1 chromosome 1, rLepKem1.hap2, whole genome shotgun sequence contains these coding sequences:
- the LOC140905991 gene encoding potassium voltage-gated channel subfamily A member 6-like, with protein sequence MRAEEPLSLAGVGGGCGEAEAAGEERSGSGSCCSSERLVINISGLRFETQLRTLSLFPDTLLGDPSRRVRFFDPLRNEYFFDRNRPSFDAILYYYQSGGRLRRPVHVPLDVFMEEIRFYQLGEEAIETFREDEGFIQEEEKPLPQQHFQRQVWLLFEYPESSGPARGIAIVSVLVILISIVIFCLETLPEFRQESKGAPPGFAEGAHREDGQFLLPEQPNGTPSPMHPSPRASPFFTDPFFLIETLCIIWFSFELLVRFFACPSKPEFSRNIMNIIDIVAIIPYFITLGTELAQEQQQKQQPRNNINNNGGQQQAMSLAILRVIRLVRVFRIFKLSRHSKGLQILGKTLQASMRELGLLIFFLFIGVILFSSAVYFAETDDPESLFTSIPDAFWWAVVTMTTVGYGDMYPMTIGGKIVGSLCAIAGVLTIALPVPVIVSNFNYFYHRETEQEDQCQYTHVTCGQQQSPFSAPKKRDSNQSLSKLEFLEAEDLESMKYPNFIPTSNQGYRGRKMLTEV encoded by the coding sequence ATGAGGGCGGAGGAGCCCCTGTCTCTCGCAGGGGTCGGGGGCGGCTGCGGAGAGGCGGAGGCGGCCGGGGAGGAGCGGAGCGGCAgcggcagctgctgcagcagcgaGCGCCTGGTGATCAACATCTCCGGGCTGCGCTTCGAGACCCAGCTGCGGACCCTGTCGCTCTTCCCGGACACGCTGCTGGGGGACCCGAGCCGCCGGGTGCGCTTCTTCGACCCGCTGCGCAACGAGTACTTCTTCGATCGGAACCGGCCCAGCTTCGACGCCATCCTCTATTACTACCAGTCCGGGGGCCGGCTCCGCAGGCCGGTCCATGTGCCCCTGGACGTCTTCATGGAGGAGATCCGCTTCTACCAGCTGGGCGAGGAGGCCATCGAGACCTTCCGGGAGGACGAGGGCTTCatccaggaggaggagaagcccctGCCTCAGCAGCACTTCCAGCGCCAGGTGTGGCTCCTTTTCGAGTACCCGGAGAGCTCTGGGCCGGCCCGGGGCATCGCCATCGTCTCGGTGCTGGTGATCCTCATCTCCATAGTCATCTTCTGCCTGGAGACCCTGCCCGAGTTCCGCCAGGAGAGCAAGGGCGCACCGCCGGGCTTTGCGGAGGGTGCGCACCGGGAGGACGGGCAGTTCTTGCTTCCTGAGCAGCCAAATGGCACCCCGTCCCCGATGCACCCCTCTCCCAGGGCAAGCCCCTTCTTCACTGACCCCTTCTTCCTCATCGAGACCCTGTGCATCATCTGGTTCTCCTTCGAGCTGCTGGTGCGCTTCTTCGCCTGCCCCAGCAAGCCCGAGTTCTCCAGGAACATCATGAACATCATCGACATCGTGGCCATCATCCCCTACTTCATCACCCTGGGCACCGAGCTGgctcaggagcagcagcaaaaaCAGCAGCCTAGGAACAACATTAACAACAACGGGGGCCAGCAGCAAGCCATGTCCCTAGCCATCCTCAGGGTCATCCGCCTGGTCAGGGTCTTCAGGATCTTCAAGCTCTCCAGACACTCCAAGGGACTGCAGATCCTGGGGAAAACCCTCCAGGCCAGCATGAGGGAGCTTGGTCTCCTCATCTTTTTCCTTTTCATCGGTGTGATCCTCTTCTCTAGCGCCGTGTATTTTGCCGAGACTGATGACCCAGAGTCTTTGTTCACCAGTATCCCCGATGCTTTCTGGTGGGCAGTAGTGACCATGACCACTGTGGGCTATGGGGACATGTACCCTATGACAATCGGGGGCAAGATCGTGGGCTCCTTGTGCGCCATTGCTGGTGTGCTGACCATAGCCCTGCCTGTACCTGTCATCGTGTCCAACTTCAATTACTTCTACCACCGAGAAACTGAGCAGGAGGACCAGTGCCAGTACACCCATGTCACCTGTGGCCAGCAGCAATCTCCTTTCTCGGCGCCTAAAAAGAGGGACAGTAATCAGTCCCTCAGTAAATTAGAATTTCTAGAGGCAGAAGATTTAGAATCTATGAAATATCCCAACTTCATTCCAACCAGCAACCAGGGCTACAGAGGGAGGAAAATGCTGACAGAAGTGTGA